In a genomic window of Lepisosteus oculatus isolate fLepOcu1 chromosome 5, fLepOcu1.hap2, whole genome shotgun sequence:
- the LOC102696245 gene encoding aggrecan core protein isoform X3, giving the protein MTTLLLVFVCLRVIAASISVELSDPENALSVSVPAESPLLPLLGGSLAMPCYFLDSTLHDPGAPTVAPLAPRIKWSHVTKDGESVILVATGGKVRVTSEYMDRVTMVNYPMVPTDATIEITELRSSDSGIYRCEVMHGIEDSEDTVEVQVQGIVFHYRAITTRYTLTFEKAKAACIQNSAVIATPEQLQAAYDDGFHQCDAGWLADQTVRYPIHSPREGCYGDKDEFPGVRTYGVRDVNETYDVYCFAQQMKGRVFYSTSLEKFSFAEAEEQCMKLGATLATTGQLYLAWQKGMDVCSAGWLADLSVRYPISIARPNCGGNLVGVRTVYLYVNQTGYPYPDSRYDAICYQEDEEGSAVTTIEYQQPELQTGTTELGSGLVTVGTFTEGPEVFFRNATTESEARGELVTQEPMNFTSTDFPYNVTTDFFYPVDNVTDLPLSPPPEVTEEVVTANFTEVVEEIIMVTAAPETGLEPVAENATEFYEPSIPPTEEPEAVLSPTGVVFHYRPISSRYSLTFIEAQLACQKIGAIIASPEQLQAAYESGYHQCDAGWLLDQSVRYPIVSPRDNCYGDMNGLPGVRNYGVRPADERYDVYCYIDGLRGEVFHVSSPGGLTYDEAMSSCVEQNATLASTAELYAAWKQGFDKCRAGWLADGSVRYPITNPRPQCGGGKAAVHTVYLSPNQTGYPNLSSRYDAYCFRADLNATGLNITDFEDLINATSLMGLLRPVSPSIAPPIFVEVTSSGSGSAELPSGPIFSADGSASGSAEIPSGIPDISGVSGSASGIIDGSADISVTLLSSGMVPSGEGSTSGLPEEAGEGPSGIITLPSGMESGDSSGLCGMFCSGMLVESGSTPDIFSSSGIPESGDFSGLPSGISGISGDFSGFDDISGLTSGVSGFESGSAPSGSASGIQDFSGIESGLSEVIFVQPNYTELTLRPMDQQEVGGGPSGYFVSGSGETSGYPASASGLPYISGESGLTSGEISGESGDITFITQEEMVEVSTKPVLTQELGRGTVEFSGEGSGLPSASWEQSGSGETSGILSGDSASVILSSGSADHEILSSTVGPEEALSEPELFVTPAVPVTVTTASAISLQTPSVIEEPVLVDESHDPCNPNPCGAGSCSVHDGIGHCECPPGASGDECQLDLQSCESGWQKFQGNCYRHIPQRETWVDAERHCRSLGSHLVSIITPEEQEFVNYNAQDYQWIGLNDRTLENDFHWSDGHPLQYENWRPNQPDNYFITEEDCVVMIWHEKGQWNDVPCNYHLPFTCKKGTISCGSPPEVENARLFGKRRDRYEVNSIIRYQCNPGFTQRHLPVVRCLSDGQWEQPHVECIDSAHSNRRLRKRSIRSRSKQDSTSWGKLR; this is encoded by the exons ATGACCACTTTACTATTAGTATTTGTGTGCTTGCGTGTCATCGCAGCATCAATTTCCGTCGAACTATCAG ACCCTGAGAATGCACTGAGCGTCAGTGTCCCTGCAGAGTCCCCGCTACTTCCCCTGCTGGGCGGCTCACTGGCCATGCCCTGCTACTTCCTGGACAGCACCCTCCATGACCCTGGTGCCCCCACAGTTGCCCCTCTGGCTCCCCGCATCAAATGGAGCCACGTCACCAAGGACGGCGAGTCAGTCATCTTGGTGGCCACAGGAGGCAAAGTGCGCGTAACCTCCGAGTACATGGACAGAGTAACCATGGTCAACTACCCAATGGTGCCCACCGATGCCACCATTGAGATCACCGAGCTCCGTTCCAGCGATTCTGGCATCTACCGCTGTGAGGTCATGCATGGCATTGAGGACAGTGAAGACACTGTTGAGGTTCAAGTCCAAG GTATTGTGTTCCACTACCGTGCTATCACCACACGCTACACTCTAACCTTCGAGAAGGCCAAGGCTGCTTGTATCCAGAACAGTGCAGTCATTGCCACCCCAGAGCAGCTGCAGGCTGCCTATGATGACGGCTTCCATCAGTGTGACGCCGGCTGGCTGGCAGATCAAACAGTCAG GTACCCTATTCACAGTCCGCGGGAAGGCTGCTATGGAGACAAGGATGAGTTCCCAGGTGTGCGTACCTATGGAGTAAGAGACGTGAATGAGACATATGATGTGTACTGTTTCGCACAGCAgatgaaag GCAGGGTTTTCTATTCCACCTCTCTGGAAAAGTTCTCCTTTGCTGAAGCAGAGGAGCAATGCATGAAACTGGGTGCCACGCTTGCCACCACTGGGCAGCTGTACCTGGCCTGGCAGAAGGGAATGGATGTGTGCAGTGCGGGCTGGCTGGCAGACCTGAGTGTCCGCTACCCCATCTCAATCGCCCGGCCCAACTGCGGAGGGAACCTTGTGGGTGTCCGCACTGTCTACCTCTACGTGAACCAGACTGGTTACCCCTACCCAGACTCCCGCTATGATGCTATTTGCTACCAAG AGGATGAAGAAGGTTCTGCTGTGACCACCATTGAATACCAGCAACCGGAACTTCAGACAGGGACCACAGAGCTGGGCAGTGGCTTGGTGACTGTAGGGACCTTCACTGAGGGCCCTGAGGTCTTCTTCAGAAATGCCACCACGGAGAGTGAGGCCCGTGGAGAGTTGGTGACGCAGGAGCCCATGAATTTCACCAGCACTGACTTCCCCTACAATGTCACCACAGACTTCTTCTACCCAGTGGACAATGTCACAGATCTGCCCCTGTCTCCACCTCCCGAGGTCACTGAAGAGGTGGTCACAGCAAACTTCACTGAGGTGGTAGAAGAAATCATCATGGTCACAGCTGCTCCTGAGACAGgccttgagcctgttgctgAGAATGCCACAGAGTTTTATGAACCCAGCATCCCTCCCACAGAAGAGCCTGAGGCTGTGCTATCGCCCACAG GCGTTGTCTTCCATTACCGGCCGATCTCTAGTCGCTACTCCCTGACCTTCATTGAGGCCCAGCTGGCCTGTCAGAAGATTGGCGCAATAATTGCCAGCCCAGAACAGCTCCAAGCTGCCTACGAAAGTGGTTATCATCAGTGCGATGCAGGCTGGCTTCTGGACCAGTCCGTCAG GTATCCAATTGTCTCTCCACGAGACAATTGCTATGGCGATATGAATGGTCTCCCAGGAGTGCGGAACTATGGCGTGCGTCCTGCAGACGAGCGGTACGATGTTTACTGCTACATTGATGGACTAAGGG GTGAAGTTTTCCATGTTAGTTCACCGGGGGGCTTGACGTATGATGAAGCCATGTCCTCCTGCGTTGAGCAGAATGCCACTCTGGCCTCTACTGCGGAGTTATATGCTGCATGGAAACAGGGATTTGACAAATGTCgagctggctggctggctgatGGCAGTGTCCGGTACCCCATCACCAACCCCAGGCCACAGTGTGGTGGTGGCAAAGCTGCTGTCCATACCGTTTATCTCTCACCCAACCAAACAGGCTACCCTAACCTGTCCTCCAGATACGATGCTTACTGCTTCcggg CTGATCTTAACGCAACTGGACTGAATATCACAGACTTTGAAGATCTGATAAATGCAACATCGCTAATGGGACTGCTAAGGCCTG TGAGCCCCTCGATTGCACCTCCTATTTTTGTGGAGGTAACTAGTTCTGGCTCTGGCTCTGCTGAGTTACCTTCAGGCCCCATATTTTCAGCTGATGGCTCAGCAAGTGGCAGTGCGGAAATTCCCAGTGGAATTCCAGACATTTCTGGAGTGTCTGGGAGCGCATCAGGGATCATTGACGGTAGTGCAGATATCTCAGTGACTTTGCTCTCAAGTGGAATGGTGCCATCTGGAGAGGGATCTACATCTGGGCTACCTGAAGAAGCTGGAGAAGGGCCTTCCGGAATTATTACATTGCCTTCTGGGATGGAATCAGGAGATTCAAGTGGGCTGTGTGGGATGTTTTGTAGTGGAATGTTAGTTGAAAGTGGCTCTACTCCTGACATCTTTAGCTCCTCTGGAATTCCAGAAAGTGGGGACTTCTCAGGGCTGCCATCTGGGATCTCAGGCATAAGTGGGGATTTTTCTGGGTTTGATGACATCTCTGGACTAACATCTGGGGTGAGTGGGTTTGAGAGCGGATCTGCTCCAAGTGGATCTGCGTCTGGAATCCAGGACTTCAGTGGAATTGAATCAGGACTCTCAGAAGTGATTTTTGTCCAGCCGAACTATACTGAACTGACACTAAGACCAATGGACCAGCAGGAAGTGGGAGGAGGTCCCTCAGGATATTTTGTATCGGGATCTGGTGAGACAAGTGGATATCCCGCTAGTGCATCTGGTCTTCCGTACATCAGTGGGGAATCTGGTTTAACTTCAGGAGAGATATCAGGTGAAAGTGGGGACATCACATTCATAACCCAAGAAGAGATGGTAGAAGTTTCCACCAAGCCAGTGCTAACCCAGGAGCTGGGCCGAGGAACCGTGGAGTTTAGCGGAGAAGGGTCTGGCTTACCCTCTGCGAGCTGGGAGCAGTCTGGCAGTGGAGAGACATCAGGGATACTTTCTGGTGATTCGGCTTCTGTAATCCTGTCCTCCGGCTCCGCAGATCATGAAATTCTAAGCAGCACAGTGGGGCCAGAAGAGGCCCTTTCTGAACCAGAACTTTTTGTCACTCCTGCTGTTCCGGTCACTGTGACTACTGCTTCTGCCATTTCTCTGCAGACACCATCAGTAATAGAAGAACCTGTCTTAGTGGATG AATCCCATGACCCATGCAATCCCAACCCATGTGGTGCAGGCTCATGCTCTGTGCATGATGGGATCGGACACTGCGAGTGCCCACCTGGCGCGAGTGGAGATGAGTGCCAGCTGG ACCTGCAGAGCTGTGAATCGGGCTGGCAGAAGTTCCAGGGAAACTGTTACAGACACATTCCCCAGCGGGAGACGTGGGTGGATGCGGAGCGACACTGCCGAAGCCTCGGCTCTCACTTGGTCAGCATCATCACACCGGAGGAGCAGGAATTCGTCAACT ACAATGCACAGGACTACCAGTGGATTGGCCTGAATGATAGGACACTGGAGAATGACTTCCACTGGTCTGATGGACACCCCCTG CAATATGAGAATTGGAGGCCAAACCAGCCAGATAACTACTTCATCACAGAGGAGGATTGCGTGGTGATGATCTGGCACGAGAAAGGCCAATGGAATGATGTACCCTGCAACTACCATCTGCCCTTCACCTGCAAGAAAGGGACAA TTTCTTGTGGGTCTCCTCCGGAGGTGGAAAATGCAAGGCTTTTTGGGAAGAGGAGGGATCGTTATGAGGTGAACTCCATTATACGGTATCAGTGTAACCCTGGGTTCACACAGCGCCACCTTCCTGTAGTCCGATGCCTGTCAGATGGCCAGTGGGAGCAGCCACACGTGGAGTGCATAGATT CAGCCCACTCCAATCGCAGACTGCGCAAGAGATCCATCAGAAGTCGATCAAAACAAGACAGCACATCTTGGGGAAAACTCCGCTAA